Within the Paenibacillus pabuli genome, the region GTGAGCTGCCAGATGAGGTGGTTTGCCGACTTCCATTTACATCATGTCTATTGTTCATTACACTTGAGGTATAGTCACGCTGAACCCCCAATACATATTATCAGGAGGAAACCATTCATGCATCAATCCGAACATATTCTAGAAGCTAGAGATTACATATTAAACCGAATTAACACCAAGCCAGCTGTGGGCATGATCCTCGGTTCCGGGCTGGGAGCACTCGCGGACGAGATCGAGAATGCTACAGTTATTCCATATACGGATATTCCGTATTTTGCACAATCTGAAGCTATTGGTCACGCTAACGAGCTGGTCATTGGCGAACTAATGGGCAAAACGGTCGTAGCCATGAAAGGGCGTCTTCATTATTATGAAGGGTTCACGCTGGATGAAGTAACGTTTCCGGTTCGCATCATGAAGGCGCTGGGTGTCGAGCAATTGATCATCACGAATGCCTGCGGAGCGATCAACACAAGCTTCCAGCCGGGACAGCTGATGCTCATTACGGATCATATTAACCTGGTAGGCAACAATCCATTGATGGGACCTAATAATGCTGAACTGGGGGTACGTTTCCCTGACGTGTCTCAGGTATACAACCGCGAGTTGCGCAGTATTGCCCTTAAGGTTGCTGAAGAGCAGAATGTCAGCTTGCAGCAAGGGGTGTATGCGTGGTGGAGTGGCCCTGCGTATGAAACTCCAGCCGAGATTCGCATGATTCGGACGATGGGCGCGGATGCTGTAGGTATGTCTACGGTTCCTGAAGCGATCGTAGCCATCCATGGCGGCATGAAGGTGCTGGGCATTTCCTGCCTGACCAACATGGCCTGCGGCATTCTGGATCAGCCGCTCAGTCATGATGAAGTCATCGAAGTGGCTGCACAAGTGAAAACAACCTTTATCGGGCTGGTCAAAGGCATCCTGCAAGAGCTGTAATGGACTGAGCGGCTTCTTTTTTTCACAGAAACGATGGAACAAGCATTGTCCATGACGGATGATATCCGGTGGACAGTGCTCTTTTTTTGATCAGAAACATGAGCATAAATATTCCTAAACAGGCAGAAGCAACCTATAATAAGAGAGCTTCAGGTGGTCGGACCGAATGGTTTCAACTTGAGCTCTGGGGCATGACCGAGATTGAGAAACGACAGACATGGGGAATCATTCCTAATATTCAGCGTATTTAATACGGAGGTTGTATAATGAACCAACTAACGATGCATCAAGCTGTGCAGGAAGATCGGGAGCGGCTTGCCGATTTGCGTGCCCTGGTTCTGTATGATGATCTGACCAGATTAGGAAGGTATGATGAGGTGAAGGTTCGGGAACGTTTCCGGAATTCATTCGATCCGATCTATACATGGATTATTAAGCTGGAGGGTTCATCCGTAGGTTGTGTCTCGCTGAAGCCTACGGCTGAGGGTGCTCTGTTGGAGCACTTTTATATTCATCCGGATGCGCAGGGCAGGAAGCTCGGGACCGAAGTATTGCAAAAGCTACTGGAAAAGGACGAAGCCAAGGGCAAACGTGTCATGTTGAATGTGTTGCAGGGAAGCCGGGCGAAGCGGTTATATGAACGTTTTGGGTTTGTAGTAGATCGTGAAGATGAGGTAGATGTGTTCATGTCCGTCCAGCTAACAGAAGGTTGATCGTTAAATAGCAAAATGATAGACCCATTCATTTAATTCTTGAATGGGTCTATTGAACATTTCTATTATACTTTCCTGCATCCCTATCCTAATATGAATAATAACCTACTTTTTTTATAGGAATTATACACTATGGAGAATACCGATATGCCGGATTGGAAGCGTAATCTGTATATTCTGTGGTTGGGGCTTTTCTTCAATCATATGGCGTACACCTTGTCCGTGCCGTTCTTTCCTCTGTTTCTGCAAAATGATCTCGGAATCGAGAGCGGGCTGGAGGCCTGGTCCGGTGTCTCCATCTCGATCAGCTTTCTGATCAGCGGACTATGTGCTCCCTTCTGGGGATCACTGGCTGACAAATACGGCAGCAAGCTGATGCTGATCCGGTCAGGTGTTGGGCTGGCGATTGCTCATTCTGCCAACTATTTTGTCCAGGACCCTTACACCTTCATTGCTGTTCGGGTCTTTCAGGGACTCATGGCTGGATTCAATCCGGCCTCCATCACATTGGTTGGCACGAATACGCCGGAGAAGCATGTCGGCTACGCGCTGGGTGTCATCTCCACATCCATTGCTGCAGGCGGAATCCTTGGACCTCTTGCTGGAGGCGTGCTCAGTCAATGGATTGGGCTGCGGGGATGTTTCATTGCATCTGGGGTGATCACGCTGTTCTCAGCTCTGCTGGTTCTTGGCGTAAAAGAGTCGCGCAGATCCCAAAAAGTGGCTTCCACCAGCATCTTGGGTGATCTGAAGAGAGCGGCTTCCACTCCCGGTTTAATGCGAATCTATGGTCTCATCTTACTCGTTTCCACGTCCGTGCTCATTATCGAACCTGTGCTGACGCTGTATGTCGTTCAGATCGGCGGAGAGGTAAGCCATGCGACACTCAGTGCAGGCATCGTATTCTCAGCTATCGGTGTAGCCACGGTCATTATGGGACCAAGATGGGGAAAGATTGGTGGCCGGATCGGGTATGAGAAAACCTTGTTTATCGGACTGATCGGCGGAGGAGTTGGCAGTCTTCTTCAGCTAACCGCGTATAACCTCGTGTATTTTGGGAGTTTGCGATTTATCTATGGGTTGTTTTTTGCTGCGGTATACCCGGCTCTCAACGCATTAATTATCAAATATGCGGATCACGAGTTCCGGGGCAGGGCAGTTAGTCTCAGCCAGACGGCAAGTCAATTCGGTATTGTGCTTGGCCCTTTCATCGGCGGCTTTCTTGGTGGATGGACCGGCATTCCTTTTATTTTTCTGCTCACAGGGATCGCACTTCTCGGGGCTGCCTGGGTGGTAAAGGCAAGCGATAGGAAGCAAATGAACAAGAGAGATCGGATTGTCCACGAAAACATAGGGAGGACTTGAATATGACGAAACAACGACTGAAATTGGGGGCCAATCTGAACGGAGTTGGGAATAGTATTTCCTTCTGGCGGCATCCTGACATTCCGATTAATGCCAGTGTTAGCCTTGATTTTTACAAAAAACAGGCGCGTAAAGCGGAGGAAGGTAAGTTCGATCTCCTATTCATTGCTGATGGTCTCTTTATCAATGAGAAATCCAATCCTCATTTTCTGAATCGCTTCGAGCCATTGACCCTGTTGTCTGCGCTGGCGGGAGCTACTTCAAATATCGGACTGGTCGCGACATTATCGACTTCTTATAGCGAACCGTTTACGGTGGCGAGGCAATTTGCTTCATTGGATCAGATCAGCGGAGGACGGTCAGGCTGGAACGTAGTCACTTCCCCACTGGAAGGGTCGGCGCTTAACTTCGGCAAAGGAGAGCATCCGAACCACGCGCTTCGCTACGAAATTGCCGAAGAACATCTGAATGTGGTCAAAGGATTATGGGACTCTTGGGAGGATGATGCCTTTGTCGGGGACAAAGAGAACGGTGTCTTCTTCGACCCCTCCAAGCTGCATACGCTGAATCACAAAGGTAAGCATTTCTCCGTACAGGGACCACTCAATGTGGCGCGTTCGAAGCAGGGATATCCGGTCATTTTCCAGGCAGGTTCGTCGGAATCCGGCAAGGACTTGGCAGCGAGATCAGCAGATGCTGTATACACGGGGCATGAGACC harbors:
- a CDS encoding GNAT family N-acetyltransferase; translated protein: MNQLTMHQAVQEDRERLADLRALVLYDDLTRLGRYDEVKVRERFRNSFDPIYTWIIKLEGSSVGCVSLKPTAEGALLEHFYIHPDAQGRKLGTEVLQKLLEKDEAKGKRVMLNVLQGSRAKRLYERFGFVVDREDEVDVFMSVQLTEG
- a CDS encoding purine-nucleoside phosphorylase produces the protein MHQSEHILEARDYILNRINTKPAVGMILGSGLGALADEIENATVIPYTDIPYFAQSEAIGHANELVIGELMGKTVVAMKGRLHYYEGFTLDEVTFPVRIMKALGVEQLIITNACGAINTSFQPGQLMLITDHINLVGNNPLMGPNNAELGVRFPDVSQVYNRELRSIALKVAEEQNVSLQQGVYAWWSGPAYETPAEIRMIRTMGADAVGMSTVPEAIVAIHGGMKVLGISCLTNMACGILDQPLSHDEVIEVAAQVKTTFIGLVKGILQEL
- a CDS encoding LLM class flavin-dependent oxidoreductase — encoded protein: MTKQRLKLGANLNGVGNSISFWRHPDIPINASVSLDFYKKQARKAEEGKFDLLFIADGLFINEKSNPHFLNRFEPLTLLSALAGATSNIGLVATLSTSYSEPFTVARQFASLDQISGGRSGWNVVTSPLEGSALNFGKGEHPNHALRYEIAEEHLNVVKGLWDSWEDDAFVGDKENGVFFDPSKLHTLNHKGKHFSVQGPLNVARSKQGYPVIFQAGSSESGKDLAARSADAVYTGHETFEEAREFYRDVKARAVAYGRQAEDILIFPGIGPIVGRTAEEAEQKYQEIAGLVSIDHALNYLGRYFDHYDFSQFPLDEPFPDIGDLGSNSFRSTTDKIKQQAREEGLTLRQVALRASTPRTSFIGTPDQIADQIQEWFEGEAADGFNIRTVVPNGLADFVELVVPVLQERGLFRTEYEHETLRENLGLEIPRNRYTLERVN
- a CDS encoding MFS transporter, coding for MENTDMPDWKRNLYILWLGLFFNHMAYTLSVPFFPLFLQNDLGIESGLEAWSGVSISISFLISGLCAPFWGSLADKYGSKLMLIRSGVGLAIAHSANYFVQDPYTFIAVRVFQGLMAGFNPASITLVGTNTPEKHVGYALGVISTSIAAGGILGPLAGGVLSQWIGLRGCFIASGVITLFSALLVLGVKESRRSQKVASTSILGDLKRAASTPGLMRIYGLILLVSTSVLIIEPVLTLYVVQIGGEVSHATLSAGIVFSAIGVATVIMGPRWGKIGGRIGYEKTLFIGLIGGGVGSLLQLTAYNLVYFGSLRFIYGLFFAAVYPALNALIIKYADHEFRGRAVSLSQTASQFGIVLGPFIGGFLGGWTGIPFIFLLTGIALLGAAWVVKASDRKQMNKRDRIVHENIGRT